The following coding sequences lie in one Vidua chalybeata isolate OUT-0048 chromosome 16, bVidCha1 merged haplotype, whole genome shotgun sequence genomic window:
- the LOC128796121 gene encoding ATP-sensitive inward rectifier potassium channel 12, whose product MTTGRVNPYSIVSSEEDGLRLTTMPGINGFGNGKIHTRRKCRNRFVKKNGQCNVEFTNMDDKPQRYIADMFTTCVDIRWRYMLLLFSLAFLVSWLLFGLIFWLIALIHGDLENPGGDDTFKPCVLQVNGFVAAFLFSIETQTTIGYGFRCVTEECPLAVFMVVVQSIVGCIIDSFMIGAIMAKMARPKKRAQTLLFSHNAVVAMRDGKLCLMWRVGNLRKSHIVEAHVRAQLIKPRITEEGEYIPLDQIDIDVGFDKGLDRIFLVSPITILHEINEDSPLFGISRQDLETDDFEIVVILEGMVEATAMTTQARSSYLASEILWGHRFEPVLFEEKNQYKVDYSHFHKTYEVPSTPRCSAKDLVENKFLLPSTNSFCYENELAFMSRDEEEEDDDSRGLEDLSPDNRHEFDRLQATIALDQRSYRRESEI is encoded by the coding sequence ATGACAACGGGCAGGGTCAACCCTTACAGCATCGTGTCCTCCGAGGAAGACGGGCTGAGGTTGACCACCATGCCAGGTATCAACGGCTTTGGCAATGGGAAAATCCACACCAGGAGGAAATGCAGGAACAGGTTTGTAAAGAAGAATGGTCAGTGCAACGTGGAGTTCACCAACATGGATGACAAGCCACAGAGGTACATTGCAGACATGTTCACCACGTGCGTTGATATCCGCTGGAGGTATATGCTCTTGCTCTTTTCCCTGGCATTTCTGGTGTCCTGGTTATTGTTTGGGCTGATTTTCTGGCTAATTGCACTCATTCATGGAGACCTAGAAAACCCGGGTGGAGACGATACTTTCAAGCCTTGCGTTCTGCAGGTCAATGGCTTTgtggctgcttttctgttctccaTCGAGACCCAAACGACGATCGGGTACGGCTTCCGCTGCGTGACCGAGGAGTGTCCGCTCGCCGTCTTCATGGTGGTGGTTCAGTCCATCGTGGGCTGCATAATCGACTCTTTCATGATTGGTGCAATAATGGCAAAAATGGCCAGGCCCAAAAAACGGGCCCAGACATTACTTTTCAGCCATAACGCAGTAGTGGCGATGAGAGATGGAAAACTCTGCCTGATGTGGAGAGTTGGGAACCTACGGAAAAGCCACATAGTAGAAGCCCACGTACGAGCTCAGCTAATTAAGCCCAGGATCACGGAGGAAGGGGAGTACATCCCGCTCGACCAAATAGACATTGACGTGGGGTTTGATAAAGGCTTGGACCGTATTTTCTTGGTGTCTCCCATCACCATTCTCCACGAGATCAACGAAGACAGCCCCCTGTTTGGGATCAGCCGCCAGGACTTGGAGACAGATGACTTTGAGATCGTTGTCATCCTGGAGGGTATGGTAGAGGCCACAGCCATGACGACGCAAGCTCGGAGCTCCTACCTGGCCAGTGAGATACTGTGGGGCCACCGCTTCGAGCCCGTCTTGTTCGAGGAGAAAAACCAGTACAAAGTAGACTATTCCCACTTCCACAAAACCTACGAGGTCCCGTCCACGCCCCGCTGCAGCGCCAAGGACTTGGTGGAGAACAAattcctgctgcccagcaccaACTCCTTCTGCTACGAGAACGAGCTGGCCTTCATGAGCCgtgatgaggaagaggaagacGATGACAGTCGGGGTCTGGAGGACCTCAGCCCGGACAACAGGCACGAGTTTGACAGGCTTCAAGCCACAATAGCGTTGGATCAGCGGTCGTACAGGAGGGAGTCGGAAATATGA